The sequence CGCTGCCCCCGGGGCGCGGCGCCATCGCGGTTTCACTGCCGAACACGCCGTCGCCGAGCGAGTACCGTTCCTCGATGCCAGTGTGCAGGTCGTGTTTGACCAGACCGTCGAACAAGAACCACCCGGGCTTGCCGGTGGCGGCGTAGACGTAGCGGTAGGGCCGGGTCTGGAAATCCCCGTTGAGCATGCCGAATTCGGTGAAGTCATCACTGAGCCGCTGTTCGGATGCGGCACCGGTGGCGAGGTTGAAACGCCAACGGTGCAGATGGGACTCGAAGCCGTCGAGCGCCAGGTAGCGAAAGGCCGCCTCCTCCAACGACCGAGCGCCCTCCGTCGACGGCGACGGGTTCGCCTGGAAGAACCCGTCGAGGACGATCTCGTCGCCGTCCTCGAACGCGTTGACGAAGTGCAGGGCGTAGGTCGGCGCGGCCTCGAACCACCGCACCTGCGACTGATCGCCCCGCCGGGGCAGTACGGCGAAGCGTGACGGCAGGTCGGGGTGAAAGACCGGCGCGTGAATATCCCGCTTGAGCAACGAGGGTTCCCAGAACAGCGGAAAGTCGTTGAGGATCACGTAATTCTCGGTGAACGCCATGTCGTGGGGCATCCGCGGCCCCGGCAGCGGGACGTCGGTCTGGTGCACCAGGTTGGCGTCCTTGTCGACCACGCCGTAACGCAAGTAGGGCGCTTCCTTGCTGTAGCTGAAGAACAGCAGTTCGCCGGTGACGGGATCGACTTTGGGGTGCGCCGACACACCCCAGGCCGGGAACTGTCCGTGCCAGGTCTCCTTGCCGATCGTGTCGGCGGTGTAGGGGTCGACCTGGTAGAGGTCGCCGCACAGGTAGAAGCTGGTCAGCGCCATCCCGCGGTGCACGATGACGTCGGTGCTCGACGCGTCCTTCATCCGGGTGCGCGCGCCCCAGCCGTCGTCGCGTTTGGCGGTGGCGGGCATCTCGATGAACCCTGCCCACAGCGAACCGCCGGCCTCCTGTTCGGCGAGCAGGCCGTCGGTGCGCACGAACCGGTTGCGGTAGTGGGCTTTTCCGTCGCCGAACTCGACGATGTGGATCATCCCGTCGCCGTCGAACGGGTGGTAGTTCGTGATCGCCGGATGCAGCGGGTTCTCGGTGTTGCGCAGATACATGCCGTCCAGGTCGGCGGGTACCTCACCGTCGACGACGTCGAGGTCGTCGGCACGCCACTCGTTCACCTGGGGCCGCCACGGACCGGTCCGATAGGGATGGTCGTCATCGCTCGGCAGCGTCGATGTCCACGTGTCCAGCAGCCGTACCCGCATACCGCGGAAGCTACAGTTGACAGAGTGACTCTGTCAACTGAACTATACGTCGTATGACGTACGTGTGGATCCTCGGCGGCTACCGGACCGATTTCGCCCGCAATCTCACCCGGGAGGGCGGCGCATTCGCCGACCTGACCGACGAGGTGGTGCACGGCACGCTGACCTCCGCCAGGGTGGACGCGTCCGCTGTCCAGGTCATCCACGTCGGCAACGCCTTCGGTGAATTATTCGCTGCCCAAGGACATCTCGGTGCGATGCCCGCCACCGTCGACAGCGCGCTGTGGGGAGTGCCTGCGGCGCGCCACGAGGCGGCGTGCGCGTCCGGCAGCATCGCGGCGCTGGCCGCCATGGCGGATCTGCGGTCGGGGGCCTACGACGTGGCGTTGGTGGTGGGTCTGGAACTGGAGAAGACCGTGCCCGGCGACGTCGGGGCGGCCCATCTGGCCGCGGCCGGGTGGACCGGGCACGACGACCCCGGCGCCACGAACATGTGGGCGGACACCTTCTCCCGGGTGGCCGACGAGTACGACCGCCGCTACGGCATCGACGACGCGCATCTGCGCGCGATCGCCACGCTCAACTACGCCAACGCCCGTCGCAATCCCCATGCGCAGACCCGCAATTGGCAAATTCCCGACCTCGCCGCCGACGGAGACGACGACGAGGTCAAGCCGCGCGTCGACGGTAAGCTGCGCCGCTACGACTGCAGTCAGCTCACCGACGGAGGGGCCGGCCTGGTGCTGGTCTCCGACCGCTACCTGCGCGATCACCCCGGCGCCCGGCCGATCGGGCGCATCGACGGCTGGGGGCATCGCACCGTCGGTCTGGGGCTAAAGCAGAAACTGGATCGCGACGCCGACTCGCCGTACGTGATGCCCCACGTGCGCGACGCGGTGCACGACGCGTTCCGCCGGGCCGAGGTCACGCTGGACGGCGTCGACGGCTTCGAGGTCCACGACTGCTTCACGCCCAGCGAGTACCTGGCCATCGACCACATCGGGCTGACCGGGCCGGGGGAATCGTGGAAGGCCGTCGAGAACGGCGAGATCGAGATCGACGGCCGGCTGCCGGTGAACCCCAGCGGCGGGCTGATCGGGGGTGGACATCCGGTGGGCGCCACGGGTATTCGCATGCTCGTCGACGCTGCCAGGCAGGTCAGCGGCGCGGCGGGGGACTATCAGGTCGAGGGTGCGCGCCGGTTCGGCACGCTCAACATCGGCGGCAGCACCGCCACCACGGTCAGCTTCGTCGTGTCGGCAGGGGGTTGACAACGTACAACCAATCGGTTGTATGTTGGGCCTGTGGCCGAGCAGGACGAGGACCGAGCGGACGCGTTCTTCCACGCCCTGGCCGACCGGACTCGGCGGGACATCCTGCGCCGGGTGTTGGCCGGAGAGCACTCGGTCACCGCGCTCGCGGCGAAGTACGACATGAGCTTCGCCGCGGTGCAGAAACACGTCGCCGTGCTGGAGAAGGCAGGCCTGATCTCCAAGCGTCGCGAGGGGCGAGAGCAACTGGCGAGCGGCGATGTGGATGCGGTGCGATCAGTCGCCTCCATGCTCACCGAGCTCGAAGACGTCTGGCGTGGCCGCATTGCCCGCATCGACGACCTACTCAGCGAGGAATAACCATGCCTGTCACCGATATCCGCAAGAACATCGACGACCGCACCCTGACGATCACCGCGGAGTTCGCGGCGCCCGTCGAGCGGGTCTGGCAGATCTACGCCGACCCGCGCCAGCTCGAGAAGATCTGGGGTCCGCCGGGCTTTCCGGCGACCGTGGTGGAGCACTCCCTCACCCCGGGCGGCACCGTCACGTACTACATGACCGGGCCCGACGGCGCGAAGTACGGCGGCTACTGGAAGGTCACCGCCGTCGACGAGCCGCGCAGCTTCAGTTTCGAAGACGGCTTCGCCGACGACGAGCTCAAACCGGCGGGCGACATGCCGGTCGCGCACAGCACCTACACGTTCGAGCCGGTCGGCGACGACGCCACCAGGGTCACCTACGTCAGCAAGTACGAGTCGGCCGAAGGCCTGCAGAAGGTCCTCGAGATGGGCGTCGAGGAAGGTTCGAGGGAGGCGATCAACCAGATCGACGCACTGCTCGCGAACTGACACCCGGCGACCGCTGGCGCGCGTGCGATACTCGCGGGCGTGGTGCGCAAGAGGTCGACCGACTCGACAGCGCGGGAGCTAGCGATCATTCAACGCGCCACCAGCGATCTGGTCGGGGTGGCCCTGCGCAGCGTCGAGGGCCTCGAAGTCTCGCTTCCGCAGTTTCGGCTGTTGCGCGTTCTTGACGAGTTGGGTGCGGCCAGCGCCACGCAATGTGCGCAGGTGCTGGGTGTCGGGGGGTCGTCGATCACCCGGTTGGTGGATCGGCTCGACGCGTCGGGACATCTGGTTCGTCGGCCGGATGCCGGTAACCGCAGCGCAGTCGTGCTGGCTTTGACCGACGAGGGCCGGCGGCTGGTCAACAGGGTCGAGGCGCGTCGGCGGCGCGAGCTCGGTAATGCGCTGGCTCGGCTCGAACCCGACGAGCGAGCCCAGTGCATTGCGGCGCTGGAGCGGTTGCACGAGGTGCTGGAAGCACCAGAGGACCCGCGGATCCCGTACTGACACAGGGCCGTCCGAACACCCACCGAATTGCCGAATGCAAGACTTGTCTTGCGCAAGACAATAATCAGCGGTAATCTTGGCGCACTCCAGAAACGAGGAAGCGATGCAGAGCGCCAAGGACAAGCTTCGCGCCGCCGGCCTCCGGGTGACCCGGCCGCGCCTCGCAGTTCTTGCCGAACTCGAGAACCATCCCCACGCCGACGTCGAGACAATCGCCACCGGCGCCCGGGCGCGCCTGGGCGCCGTGTCGACCCAGGCGATCTACGACGTCGTGCACGCGCTCACCAGGGCCGGGCTGTTACGTCGCGTCGAACCGGCGGGCAGCCGGACCCTCTTCGAGATCGAGACCGGCGACAACCACCACCATTTGGTCTGTCGCAGCTGCGGCGTGATCGTCGACGTTGCTTGTGCGACAGGCGAAGCGCCGTGCCTGCAGGCCAGCGACGACCGAAACTTCAGCATCGACGAGGCCGAGGTGACGTATTGGGGCCTCTGCCCGGCATGCCGAGCTGTGTCAACCGAAACCACCAATTGAACGGAGCATCGCAGATGACACAAATTCTCGACCGCACCGCCGTCCGGGGCCCGCAGAAACTCGGGCCGCTGACCCCGCTGGTAGGCGAGTGGGAGGGCAACGGTGGCGTCGACCTGAGCTATCACAACAACGACGACGTCACCGGCGAGACAACCTATTTCGAGACGGCCGTCTTCAAACCGATCCCGATCCAGGAGAACGGCCAACAGGTGCTCTGGGGGCTCAACTACTCGATGACGGCCTGGCGGCACGGCGAGGAGGCCATGGACCCCTTCCACGACGAAATCGGTTTCCTGCTCTGGGACAAGGCCAACGGACAGGTGATTCGCAACGTGGTGTTCGGCCGGGGCATCGCGATCCTGGCCGGCAGCGACGCCGCGGTCGGCGACCGCACCCTGCATTTCAACGCGACACCCGGCGACCCTTGTTACGGGGTGCTACAGAATCGCTACCTGCTCGACCGCGCTGAGATCAAGGGCTTCACCAGCAGTTTCACGTTCAACGACGACGGCACCTTCAGCTACAAGTCCGATCTGCAGTTGCGGCTGAGCGCCATCGGCGGCGAGATGCACCACACCGACGAGAACACCCTGCACCTCGTCAAGCGGTACCACCCGGGTAGCGAGGCCTGAGGCGACGCAAATCGGGCCGACGACAACGCCAGAGACGTTGCCGTCGGCCCGATTGCGTGCGACCTAGACCGTAACCGGTTGTGGGGTACGGGCCTGGTTGGCCGCGTTGCCGATGAAGGTCGGCCCGACGATGAGCGCCTGCGACGGATCCTCGGGATTGGTCGGAATACCATCACCGGGCTTGACGCCGCCCTCTTCACACATCTTCTGCCACATATTCATTCGAGTGGTACGGCTGGGCGTGAACTTGCCGTAGAGGAAGACCCGCCACAGCGTCCAGCGCGGCGCGGGCAGATGGTCGGGTCGCCCGACGAGGCGGTGCAGGACGACCATCCAACCGACCATCATCGCCATCATGATCGTGGTCGCCACCCAGCGCATCCACACGGGCATGGTCGAGTTGAGGGCCAGGATGTGGATGGATCCGACCCCGAAGTAGGCCACCATCATGCCGAACGGTGCGGCCAGCAGCAGGAGCAGCTTGCTCCAGCCGTGCAGACGCGGCACCGCGAACGCCAAGACCGCGCCGACCGTGACGAACGAACCGCCGTTGATGAAGCCCCACCAATACGGGAAGCCGAGGAACTCGTAGGGCTGCACGCCGTAATAGA comes from Mycolicibacterium pulveris and encodes:
- a CDS encoding carotenoid oxygenase family protein, producing the protein MRVRLLDTWTSTLPSDDDHPYRTGPWRPQVNEWRADDLDVVDGEVPADLDGMYLRNTENPLHPAITNYHPFDGDGMIHIVEFGDGKAHYRNRFVRTDGLLAEQEAGGSLWAGFIEMPATAKRDDGWGARTRMKDASSTDVIVHRGMALTSFYLCGDLYQVDPYTADTIGKETWHGQFPAWGVSAHPKVDPVTGELLFFSYSKEAPYLRYGVVDKDANLVHQTDVPLPGPRMPHDMAFTENYVILNDFPLFWEPSLLKRDIHAPVFHPDLPSRFAVLPRRGDQSQVRWFEAAPTYALHFVNAFEDGDEIVLDGFFQANPSPSTEGARSLEEAAFRYLALDGFESHLHRWRFNLATGAASEQRLSDDFTEFGMLNGDFQTRPYRYVYAATGKPGWFLFDGLVKHDLHTGIEERYSLGDGVFGSETAMAPRPGGSAEDDGYLVTLTTDMNDDASYCLVFDAARVVDGPVCKLRLPERICSGTHSTWVSGEELRRWPRPQ
- a CDS encoding acetyl-CoA acetyltransferase, which gives rise to MTYVWILGGYRTDFARNLTREGGAFADLTDEVVHGTLTSARVDASAVQVIHVGNAFGELFAAQGHLGAMPATVDSALWGVPAARHEAACASGSIAALAAMADLRSGAYDVALVVGLELEKTVPGDVGAAHLAAAGWTGHDDPGATNMWADTFSRVADEYDRRYGIDDAHLRAIATLNYANARRNPHAQTRNWQIPDLAADGDDDEVKPRVDGKLRRYDCSQLTDGGAGLVLVSDRYLRDHPGARPIGRIDGWGHRTVGLGLKQKLDRDADSPYVMPHVRDAVHDAFRRAEVTLDGVDGFEVHDCFTPSEYLAIDHIGLTGPGESWKAVENGEIEIDGRLPVNPSGGLIGGGHPVGATGIRMLVDAARQVSGAAGDYQVEGARRFGTLNIGGSTATTVSFVVSAGG
- a CDS encoding ArsR/SmtB family transcription factor, with protein sequence MAEQDEDRADAFFHALADRTRRDILRRVLAGEHSVTALAAKYDMSFAAVQKHVAVLEKAGLISKRREGREQLASGDVDAVRSVASMLTELEDVWRGRIARIDDLLSEE
- a CDS encoding SRPBCC family protein, with translation MPVTDIRKNIDDRTLTITAEFAAPVERVWQIYADPRQLEKIWGPPGFPATVVEHSLTPGGTVTYYMTGPDGAKYGGYWKVTAVDEPRSFSFEDGFADDELKPAGDMPVAHSTYTFEPVGDDATRVTYVSKYESAEGLQKVLEMGVEEGSREAINQIDALLAN
- a CDS encoding MarR family winged helix-turn-helix transcriptional regulator; its protein translation is MRKRSTDSTARELAIIQRATSDLVGVALRSVEGLEVSLPQFRLLRVLDELGAASATQCAQVLGVGGSSITRLVDRLDASGHLVRRPDAGNRSAVVLALTDEGRRLVNRVEARRRRELGNALARLEPDERAQCIAALERLHEVLEAPEDPRIPY
- a CDS encoding Fur family transcriptional regulator, whose amino-acid sequence is MQSAKDKLRAAGLRVTRPRLAVLAELENHPHADVETIATGARARLGAVSTQAIYDVVHALTRAGLLRRVEPAGSRTLFEIETGDNHHHLVCRSCGVIVDVACATGEAPCLQASDDRNFSIDEAEVTYWGLCPACRAVSTETTN
- a CDS encoding FABP family protein, with protein sequence MTQILDRTAVRGPQKLGPLTPLVGEWEGNGGVDLSYHNNDDVTGETTYFETAVFKPIPIQENGQQVLWGLNYSMTAWRHGEEAMDPFHDEIGFLLWDKANGQVIRNVVFGRGIAILAGSDAAVGDRTLHFNATPGDPCYGVLQNRYLLDRAEIKGFTSSFTFNDDGTFSYKSDLQLRLSAIGGEMHHTDENTLHLVKRYHPGSEA